DNA sequence from the Arthrobacter sp. V1I9 genome:
AGGGCAGCCGCAATGATTTCCGTCTTTCCGAGCGGAACGCCGGCCACGGCCGATTCGTTGTCTGCCGAGCCGTGGATGCCGTGGAACAGGCCGTCGATTCCGTGGTGCTCCAGGACCGTGCGGGCCAGCCCCTGGGGTTTCTGGGTTGCGACGGCGATGGGCCGGCCGGCGGCAACATAGGACTCAAGGACTTCGCGGACCCCCGGGTAGATCCGGCCCTGGCCGATTCCGGTGGCCACATAGTACTCCCGGTAGCGGCCGATCACCTCGTCCAGCAGCTCCGCAGGAACCTGGGCCACGTTGAGCAGCGAGTCGCTCAGCTTGGGGCCGATCATGGCTTCGAGCAGGTCCTGACCGGGAACCGGAAGCCCCACCCCGCGAAGGGCCGAAGCAATTCCATCTGTTAT
Encoded proteins:
- a CDS encoding HAD hydrolase-like protein, with the translated sequence MTQTTVPVIFDLDGTLVDPAGGITDGIASALRGVGLPVPGQDLLEAMIGPKLSDSLLNVAQVPAELLDEVIGRYREYYVATGIGQGRIYPGVREVLESYVAAGRPIAVATQKPQGLARTVLEHHGIDGLFHGIHGSADNESAVAGVPLGKTEIIAAALKDLGTQHALMVGDRAQDVSGAIANGLDCIGVSWGFAPNGELEDAGAVAVVETAAELAAAIDRLQAIHSAAMSEVTNDGNV